A region of the Calditrichota bacterium genome:
TTTGCGAAGAAGAAGAACAAGCTGGCCATCAAGGCCATTGTTTATGAAGGCGAGTTGGTAGATGCATCGCGTGTCGACGAGATTTGTGACCTTCCTCCGCGTGAGGTGATGTTGGCAAAACTGCTCGGCACCATGAATGCGCCGCTCAGCAGGTTGGTCTACACCCTCAATGGGATGCTGGCGCAGCTGGTCAGGGTGCTTGATGCAATTCGCGCCCAGAAGGAAGGACAAGCATCGCTCTAATGGGTAATTCTGGAGGAGAGAACATGGCAGAAGAGAAAGCTGCCCAGGAAGTGACCGTGGAAGGCAAGGGCGGTGATGGCAAGATCGAGGCGGTGATCAAGGCCGTCGAAGGCCTGACCGTGCTCGAACTGGCAAAGTTGGTCAAGGCTCTTGAGGAGCGGTTTGGCGTTACTGCCGCTGCGCCGGTGGTGGCCGCGGCGCCGGTGGCCGGTGCGCAGCAGGCGGGCGGAGAGGCTGCCCCTGCCGCCGAGGAAAAGTCCGAGTTCTCGGTGATCCTGCAGTCTGCCGGGGCACAGAAGATCCAGGTGATCAAGGTAGTGCGCCAACTGACGAATCTCGGCCTCAAGGAGGCGAAGGATTTGGTAGAGGGAGCTCCGGCTCCGGTGAAGGAAGGCGTCTCCAAGGAAGAGGCCAACGAGATCAAAGCCAAACTCGAAGAGGCCGGCGCCACGGTCGTGCTGAAGTAGGCCAGGGGCGA
Encoded here:
- the rplL gene encoding 50S ribosomal protein L7/L12, giving the protein MAEEKAAQEVTVEGKGGDGKIEAVIKAVEGLTVLELAKLVKALEERFGVTAAAPVVAAAPVAGAQQAGGEAAPAAEEKSEFSVILQSAGAQKIQVIKVVRQLTNLGLKEAKDLVEGAPAPVKEGVSKEEANEIKAKLEEAGATVVLK